A single Watersipora subatra chromosome 7, tzWatSuba1.1, whole genome shotgun sequence DNA region contains:
- the LOC137400865 gene encoding tigger transposable element-derived protein 6-like, translating into MRGKGVPIDGPILLEKANKFLQDLGKDTIVSRGWIDRWKKRHSIGGQRVVGESAAVNVGEVEKWKEEVLTPLLQTYTYDDIFNMDETGLFYKLMVDKTLHFKGEKCSGGKLSKERLTVALCANMSGTEKEVPIVIGKFGKPRCFKNVTNLPCQYYHNKKAWMVSDIFQAWVRDFDRRMTRKNRKVLLIIDNCPSHPTMNRLMSIRLLFTPPNTTSVLQPMEQGIIRNFKSYYRQQVLQFTVDYIDTHGKKPDASINVLQAIRWVHKAWHCVTKETIAHCFHHGLGHTNLDQTDVTSTVDDNEEGDTVRNLNLLLHTIDPTSNVTANELLAVDADVTVAEHLSDAEIVQSVTSWGTLDDSDGEDEAEIVEPNPPTMADANNALDVLRRFINTREVKDYNNCLKAISTLSYTVDFSQQNIFSQTTLDKFFK; encoded by the exons atGCGTGGTaaaggcgtacctatcgatgggccaattttattagaaaaggctaacaagtttttacagGATTTAGGGAAAGATACTATTGTTTCTCGCGGTTGGATCGACAGGTGGAAGAAAAGGCATTCTATTGGCGGTCAGAGAGTTGTTGGAGAGTCAGCTGCAGTTAATGTTGGAGAAGTTGAAAAATGGAAGGAAGAGGTGCTAACTCCATTACTTCAAACGTATACTTATGATGACATATTCAATATGGACGAAACTGGGTTGTTTTACAAGCTCATGGTTGACAAAACGTTGCACTTTAAAGGGGAGAAGTGTAGTGGAGGGAAGCTGTCAAAAGAAAGACTGACTGTGGCACTTTGTGCTAACATGTCGGGCACCGAGAAGGAAGTTCCTATTGTAATAGGAAAGTTTGGAAAGCCCCgctgtttcaaaaatgttactaACCTTCCATGTCAGTATTACCACAACAAGAAGGCTTGGATGGTGAGTGACATCTTTCAAGCATGGGTAAGAGATTTTGATCGGCGGATGAccagaaaaaacagaaaagttCTTCTCATCATTGACAACTGTCCATCACACCCAACTATGAATAGGCTTATGTCAATCAGGCTTTTATTCACACCACCCAATACCACAAGTGTGCTGCAACCTATGGAACAAGGAATTATTCGAAATTTCAAATCTTACTATCGTCAGCAAGTTTTGCAATTTACCGTTGATTACATTGACACTCATGGAAAGAAGCCAGATGCATCTATTAATGTTTTACAAGCTATACGCTGGGTGCACAAAGCATGGCACTGTGTCACGAAAGAAACCATAGCTCACTGTTTTCACCACGGGCTCGGTCATACCAACCTTGATCAAACAGATGTGACTTCAACTGTTGATGATAATGAAGAAGGTGACACTGTGAGAAATCTAAATCTGCTACTACATACCATAGATCCTACATCAAATGTGACAGCAA ATGAGCTTTTAGCGGTTGATGCAGACGTCACTGTTGCTGAGCATTTGAGTGATGCGGAAATTGTGCAGTCTGTGACATCTTGGGGTACTCTGGATGATTCTGATGGAGAAGATGAGGCTGAGATTGTTGAACCTAATCCACCTACCATGGCTGATGCAAACAACGCTTTAGATGTCCTCAGACGTTTTATAAATACGAGAGAGGtcaaggactataataactgcttAAAAGCTATATCTACACTCAGTTACACTGTTGATTTTTCTCAACAAAACATCttttcacagactacactcgataagttttttaaatga